Proteins co-encoded in one Acidovorax sp. 69 genomic window:
- a CDS encoding amino acid aminotransferase: MSLFTAVEMAPRDPILGLNEQFNADTNPNKVNLGVGVYFDDNGKLPLLQCVQAAEKTMMSTPTARGYLPIDGIVAYDNAVKGLVFGADSEPVTSGRVATVQAIGGTGGLKIGADFLKKVSPNAKVLISDPSWENHRALFTSAGFVVDTYAYYDAEKRGVNFEGFLASLNAAVPGTIVVLHACCHNPTGYDITAAQWDQVIAAVKAKGLTPFLDMAYQGFGHGIAEDGAVIGKFVAAGLNFFVSTSFSKSFSLYGERVGGLSVLCADKEEASRVLSQLKIVIRTNYSNPPIHGGAVVAAVLNNPELRAMWEKELGEMRVRIKAMRQKLVDGLKAAGVKQDMSFITTQIGMFSYSGLNKDQMVRLRNEFGVYGTDTGRMCVAALNSKNIDYVCQAIAKVV; encoded by the coding sequence ATGTCTCTGTTCACCGCCGTCGAAATGGCCCCCCGCGACCCCATCCTGGGTCTCAACGAGCAATTCAACGCCGACACCAACCCCAACAAGGTCAACCTGGGCGTTGGCGTTTATTTCGACGACAACGGCAAGCTGCCCCTGCTGCAATGCGTGCAGGCCGCCGAAAAGACCATGATGTCCACCCCCACGGCCCGTGGCTACCTGCCCATCGACGGCATCGTGGCCTATGACAACGCCGTCAAGGGCCTGGTGTTCGGTGCCGACAGCGAACCCGTCACCTCCGGCCGCGTGGCCACCGTGCAGGCCATTGGCGGCACCGGCGGGCTGAAGATCGGCGCCGACTTCTTGAAGAAGGTCAGCCCCAACGCCAAGGTCCTGATCTCCGACCCCAGCTGGGAAAACCACCGTGCGCTGTTCACCAGCGCCGGCTTCGTTGTGGACACCTACGCGTACTACGACGCTGAAAAACGCGGCGTGAACTTTGAAGGTTTTCTGGCCAGCCTGAACGCCGCCGTCCCCGGCACCATCGTCGTGCTGCACGCCTGCTGCCATAACCCCACCGGCTATGACATCACGGCCGCCCAGTGGGACCAGGTCATCGCCGCCGTCAAGGCCAAGGGCCTGACGCCCTTCCTCGACATGGCCTACCAGGGCTTTGGCCACGGTATCGCCGAAGACGGCGCCGTGATCGGCAAGTTCGTGGCCGCTGGCCTGAACTTCTTTGTCTCGACCTCGTTCTCCAAGAGCTTCAGCCTGTACGGCGAGCGCGTGGGCGGCCTGTCGGTGCTGTGCGCCGACAAGGAAGAAGCATCGCGCGTGTTGAGCCAGCTCAAGATCGTCATCCGCACCAACTACTCCAACCCACCCATCCACGGTGGTGCCGTGGTGGCCGCCGTGCTGAACAACCCCGAGCTGCGCGCGATGTGGGAAAAAGAGCTGGGCGAGATGCGCGTGCGCATCAAGGCCATGCGCCAGAAACTGGTCGACGGCCTGAAAGCCGCTGGCGTCAAGCAGGACATGTCGTTCATCACCACGCAGATCGGCATGTTCAGCTACTCGGGCCTGAACAAGGACCAGATGGTGCGCCTGCGGAACGAGTTCGGCGTGTACGGCACCGACACCGGCCGCATGTGTGTGGCGGCCTTGAATAGCAAGAACATTGACTACGTTTGCCAAGCCATCGCAAAGGTCGTCTGA
- a CDS encoding cold shock and DUF1294 domain-containing protein has protein sequence MQKQGTVIRWDATRAFGFIRSPGTSADVFFHVRDYQGAAAPREGLAVMYEEIHVGGKGPRAMAVQPTAQQGVTSQPRAQPRSAPRTAPASGSPARGAATQKTLPQAHRSRRPADSSGPPTPAGPALALMLGWVALLAWGLWAGRLPPWVLGAAVGVNLLTFVVYAIDKSAAQNGQWRTKESHLHLLSLAGGWPGAWFAQQWLRHKSRKVEFRAVYWVTVVAHCTLLGAWLTGWLARWLA, from the coding sequence ATGCAGAAACAAGGCACCGTCATCCGCTGGGACGCCACCCGCGCCTTCGGTTTTATCCGTAGCCCCGGCACATCGGCCGATGTGTTCTTTCATGTGCGGGACTACCAGGGCGCTGCGGCGCCCCGCGAAGGTCTGGCCGTGATGTATGAAGAAATTCATGTCGGCGGCAAAGGCCCCCGGGCGATGGCCGTGCAACCCACAGCGCAGCAAGGCGTCACCTCGCAGCCCCGTGCGCAGCCGCGATCAGCCCCAAGAACCGCCCCTGCGTCGGGCTCACCAGCGCGCGGCGCCGCCACACAGAAGACCCTGCCACAGGCGCACCGCAGCCGCCGCCCCGCAGACTCCAGCGGCCCACCAACCCCTGCGGGCCCCGCACTGGCGCTGATGCTGGGCTGGGTGGCGCTGCTGGCTTGGGGTCTGTGGGCTGGCCGACTTCCGCCTTGGGTGCTCGGGGCCGCAGTGGGGGTCAACCTGCTCACCTTTGTGGTGTACGCCATCGACAAAAGCGCTGCGCAAAACGGCCAATGGCGCACCAAAGAAAGCCACCTGCATTTGCTGAGCCTGGCAGGTGGCTGGCCGGGCGCCTGGTTTGCCCAGCAGTGGCTGCGGCACAAGTCCCGCAAGGTGGAGTTTCGCGCGGTCTACTGGGTCACCGTGGTAGCGCATTGCACGTTGCTCGGGGCCTGGCTGACCGGATGGCTCGCGCGGTGGCTGGCATAG
- the uvrB gene encoding excinuclease ABC subunit UvrB encodes MPDISEVIPEQQDGKFVQFPGSPFELFQPYPPAGDQPEAINKLVEGLNDGETFQTLLGVTGSGKTFTMANVIARMGRPAIIFAPNKTLAAQLYSEFREFFPKNAVEYFVSYYDYYQPEAYVPQRDLFIEKDSAINEHIEQMRLSCTKSLMERTDVVIVATVSAIYGIGEPESYHRMVMTLRTGDKLGQRDVIAQLIRMQYQRNEADFSRGKFRVRGDTIDVFPAEHSELAMRIELFDDEIESLQLFDPLTGRVKQKIPRFTVYPSSHYVTPRDKVLAAVETIKLELADRLKQLAADGKLVEAQRLEQRTRFDLEMLSEVGHCKGIENYTRHLSGAAPGDPPSTLTDYMPKNALMFLDESHQMIGQLNAMYSGDRSRKTTLVEYGFRLPSALDNRPLKFEEFEQRMRQVIFVSATPADYEKTHSGQVVDQVVRPTGLVDPEVEVRPATHQVDDVLQEIRIRSEKHERVLITTLTKRMAEQLTDYLTDNGVKVRYLHSDVDTVERVEIIRDLRLGAFDVLVGINLLREGLDIPEVSLVAILDADKEGFLRAERSLIQTIGRAARNLNGRAILYADRITDSMKKAMGETERRRIKQIAHNEEHGITPRSIVKRVRDLIDGVYSEKAGKDAERLEQEAMQRAKVEDMSEKDVAREIKRLEKLMLEHARNLEFEQAARVRDQLTRLKDQAFGAHGNDSVAA; translated from the coding sequence ATGCCGGATATCTCAGAAGTCATTCCCGAACAGCAAGACGGCAAGTTCGTCCAATTTCCTGGTTCGCCCTTTGAACTCTTCCAGCCATACCCGCCCGCTGGCGACCAGCCCGAGGCCATCAACAAGCTGGTGGAAGGGTTGAACGACGGGGAAACCTTTCAGACCCTGCTGGGTGTGACGGGCTCAGGCAAGACCTTCACCATGGCCAACGTGATCGCCCGAATGGGGCGCCCGGCGATCATCTTTGCGCCCAACAAGACGCTGGCCGCCCAGCTGTACAGCGAGTTCCGCGAGTTCTTTCCGAAGAACGCCGTCGAGTACTTTGTCAGCTACTACGACTACTACCAGCCCGAAGCGTATGTGCCGCAGCGCGACCTGTTCATCGAAAAGGACAGCGCCATCAACGAGCACATCGAGCAGATGCGTCTGTCATGCACCAAAAGCCTGATGGAGCGCACCGATGTGGTCATCGTGGCCACGGTGTCTGCCATCTACGGCATTGGTGAGCCCGAGAGCTACCACCGCATGGTGATGACACTGCGCACCGGCGACAAACTGGGTCAGCGCGACGTGATCGCCCAGCTCATCCGCATGCAGTACCAGCGCAACGAGGCCGACTTCTCGCGCGGCAAGTTCCGGGTGCGCGGCGACACGATTGATGTGTTCCCGGCCGAACATTCCGAGTTGGCAATGCGCATCGAGCTGTTTGACGACGAGATCGAGAGCCTGCAACTGTTCGACCCGCTCACGGGCCGCGTCAAGCAGAAGATTCCGCGTTTTACCGTGTACCCCAGCAGCCACTACGTGACACCGCGTGACAAGGTGCTGGCGGCGGTGGAGACGATCAAGCTGGAGCTGGCTGATCGTCTGAAGCAGTTGGCGGCCGACGGCAAGCTGGTGGAAGCGCAGCGCCTGGAGCAGCGCACGCGATTTGATCTGGAGATGCTCAGCGAAGTGGGGCATTGCAAGGGCATCGAGAATTACACGCGCCACCTGTCGGGTGCAGCGCCGGGCGACCCGCCCAGCACGCTGACCGACTACATGCCGAAGAACGCGCTGATGTTTTTGGACGAGAGCCACCAGATGATTGGCCAGCTCAACGCCATGTACAGCGGGGACCGCTCGCGCAAGACGACGCTGGTGGAGTATGGGTTTCGGCTGCCGTCCGCGCTGGACAACCGGCCGCTCAAGTTCGAGGAGTTCGAGCAGCGCATGCGGCAGGTGATTTTTGTGTCGGCCACACCCGCTGACTATGAAAAAACCCATTCCGGCCAGGTCGTGGACCAGGTGGTGCGGCCGACCGGCCTGGTAGATCCTGAAGTCGAAGTGCGCCCCGCCACCCATCAGGTGGATGATGTGCTGCAAGAAATACGCATTCGCTCTGAAAAGCATGAACGTGTACTCATTACGACGCTGACCAAACGCATGGCGGAGCAGTTGACCGACTACCTGACCGACAACGGCGTCAAGGTGCGCTACCTGCACAGCGATGTCGACACGGTGGAGCGGGTGGAGATCATCCGGGATCTGCGGCTGGGCGCCTTTGACGTGCTGGTGGGTATCAACCTGCTGCGGGAAGGGCTGGATATCCCCGAGGTGTCCTTGGTGGCCATCCTGGATGCTGACAAGGAAGGCTTCTTGCGGGCCGAGCGAAGCCTGATTCAGACGATTGGCCGCGCAGCGCGCAATCTGAATGGCCGCGCCATCCTGTATGCCGACCGCATCACCGACTCCATGAAAAAAGCCATGGGTGAAACGGAACGCCGGCGCATCAAGCAGATCGCACACAACGAGGAACACGGAATTACGCCGCGCAGCATTGTCAAGCGGGTAAGAGACCTGATTGACGGCGTCTACAGCGAGAAAGCCGGAAAAGACGCTGAACGGCTGGAGCAGGAAGCCATGCAGCGCGCCAAGGTCGAGGACATGTCCGAAAAAGACGTGGCACGCGAGATCAAGCGGCTGGAAAAGCTCATGCTGGAACATGCGCGCAACCTGGAGTTTGAGCAGGCCGCCCGGGTGCGGGACCAGCTCACGCGGCTCAAAGACCAGGCGTTTGGTGCACACGGTAACGATTCCGTGGCGGCTTAG
- the iscR gene encoding Fe-S cluster assembly transcriptional regulator IscR, whose protein sequence is MRLTTKGRFAVTAMIDLALRQNNGPVTLAAISQRQQISLSYLEQLFGKLRRHELVESTRGPGGGYTLARKAGDITVADIIVSVDEPIDATQCGGKENCLGEAGRCMTHELWASLNQRMVEFLDSVTLQKLVDEQLAKGVQIEDKPVVRRAISTTPVVKPIRVNAPNSVFALGNVFAKS, encoded by the coding sequence ATGCGTCTCACAACCAAAGGCCGTTTTGCGGTCACCGCCATGATTGACCTGGCCCTGCGCCAGAACAATGGCCCTGTCACGCTGGCCGCGATCAGCCAACGCCAGCAAATCTCGCTGTCGTATCTGGAGCAGCTCTTTGGCAAGCTTCGCCGTCACGAACTGGTGGAGTCCACCCGTGGCCCGGGTGGGGGTTACACGCTGGCCCGCAAGGCAGGCGACATCACGGTGGCAGACATCATCGTGTCGGTCGATGAGCCCATTGATGCCACGCAGTGTGGCGGCAAGGAAAACTGCCTGGGTGAAGCGGGGCGCTGCATGACCCATGAATTGTGGGCATCGCTCAACCAGCGCATGGTGGAGTTTCTTGACTCCGTCACCTTGCAAAAGCTGGTGGACGAACAACTCGCCAAGGGTGTTCAGATTGAAGACAAACCTGTGGTGCGTCGCGCCATTTCGACAACCCCGGTGGTCAAGCCGATTCGCGTGAACGCACCCAACTCGGTGTTTGCGCTGGGCAACGTCTTCGCGAAATCCTGA
- the iscU gene encoding Fe-S cluster assembly scaffold IscU produces the protein MAYSDKVVDHYENPRNVGSFDKGDDSVGTGMVGAPACGDVMKLQIKVNPETGVIEDARFKTYGCGSAIASSSLVTEWVKGKTLDEAAALKNSEIAEELALPPVKIHCSILAEDAIKAAVLDYKTKHAATAAA, from the coding sequence ATGGCTTACTCAGACAAAGTGGTTGACCATTACGAAAACCCCCGCAACGTGGGTTCGTTCGACAAGGGTGACGATTCGGTGGGCACCGGCATGGTGGGTGCACCGGCTTGCGGCGATGTGATGAAGCTGCAAATCAAGGTGAACCCTGAAACCGGTGTGATCGAAGATGCGCGTTTCAAGACCTACGGCTGCGGCTCGGCCATTGCGTCATCGTCGCTTGTGACCGAATGGGTCAAGGGCAAGACGCTGGATGAGGCCGCGGCCCTCAAGAACAGCGAGATCGCTGAAGAGCTGGCACTGCCGCCTGTGAAGATTCACTGCTCCATCCTGGCCGAAGATGCCATCAAGGCGGCCGTGCTCGACTACAAGACCAAGCACGCAGCCACTGCCGCAGCCTGA
- a CDS encoding CoA transferase: MTTTLPQPLRNVRVLSLALNLPGPAALMRCARMGAECTKLEPPPPAGYPSADPMGVYSPAAYATLHHGVRVVHAHLKTAEGQAALHEELVRTDVLITSFRPSALNKLGLGWEALQSKYPRLSLVRIVGAAAERAEEPGHDLTYLADAGLVTGTDMPPTLYADMGGALMASEAVLQALLERAHTGSGVCIEVALADAAAWLAQPRDWGLTTPEGDVGGNHAGYRIYPCADGRVAVAALEPHFAASLCAAAGLPASGDPQVLRTPATHAAVAAFLRTQTRAQLDALAMAQDIPLHTLA, from the coding sequence ATGACGACCACCCTGCCCCAGCCCCTGCGCAATGTCCGCGTTCTGAGCCTCGCTCTCAACCTGCCCGGCCCCGCCGCCCTGATGCGCTGTGCACGCATGGGCGCCGAATGCACCAAGCTCGAACCCCCACCGCCCGCCGGCTACCCCAGCGCCGATCCCATGGGCGTCTACAGCCCGGCCGCCTACGCCACGCTGCACCACGGCGTGCGTGTGGTGCATGCCCACCTCAAGACCGCCGAAGGCCAGGCCGCGCTGCACGAGGAGTTGGTCCGCACCGATGTGCTGATTACGTCGTTCCGTCCGTCAGCCCTGAACAAACTGGGCCTGGGCTGGGAGGCCCTGCAATCGAAATACCCGCGCCTTTCGCTGGTGCGCATCGTGGGGGCTGCCGCCGAACGGGCCGAAGAACCCGGCCACGACCTGACCTATTTGGCCGACGCGGGCCTGGTCACCGGCACCGACATGCCTCCCACCTTGTATGCCGACATGGGCGGCGCGCTGATGGCGAGTGAAGCGGTGCTGCAAGCCCTGCTGGAACGCGCCCACACGGGCAGCGGCGTGTGCATCGAAGTCGCTCTGGCCGATGCCGCTGCGTGGCTGGCCCAGCCACGCGACTGGGGCCTGACCACGCCCGAAGGCGATGTGGGTGGCAACCATGCAGGCTACCGCATCTACCCCTGCGCCGATGGCCGCGTAGCCGTGGCCGCGCTGGAGCCGCACTTTGCCGCCAGCCTGTGCGCCGCTGCAGGCCTGCCCGCTTCAGGCGACCCACAGGTGCTGCGCACCCCCGCCACCCACGCGGCCGTGGCGGCGTTCTTGCGCACGCAGACGCGCGCACAGCTCGATGCGCTGGCCATGGCGCAGGACATTCCCTTGCACACTCTGGCCTGA
- a CDS encoding IscS subfamily cysteine desulfurase: MDMTPHFPIYLDYGATTPVDPRVVDAMIPWLREHFGNPASRSHAWGWEAEEAVEKARVQVADLIHADPREIVWTSGATESINLALKGAAQFYKGKGKHLITLKTEHKAVLDTMRELERQGFEATYLDVQEDGLVNMDALKAAIRPDTVLISILFVNNEIGVIQDIPAIGALCREKGILLHVDAAQATGRVEIDMNVLPIDLMSMTAHKTYGPKGIGALYVRRKPRVRLEAQMHGGGHERGMRSGTLPTHQIVGMGEAFRIAKEEMVESNAKANALQQRLLDGLKDIEQVFINGSMERRVPQNLNMSFNFVEGESLIMGIKGLAVSSGSACTSASLEPSYVLRALGRSDELAHSSLRMTIGRFTTEEEIDYAISTIRENVARLRELSPLWEMYKDGIDISTIQWAAH, from the coding sequence ATGGACATGACACCGCACTTTCCCATCTATCTCGACTATGGCGCTACGACGCCGGTGGATCCCCGCGTTGTGGATGCCATGATTCCCTGGTTGCGCGAGCACTTCGGCAACCCGGCATCGCGCAGCCATGCCTGGGGTTGGGAGGCGGAAGAGGCGGTCGAAAAAGCGCGTGTGCAAGTGGCTGACTTGATCCATGCCGACCCGCGCGAGATCGTCTGGACCAGCGGTGCCACAGAGTCCATCAACCTGGCCCTCAAAGGCGCCGCCCAGTTCTACAAGGGCAAGGGCAAGCACCTCATCACGCTCAAGACCGAACACAAGGCCGTGCTGGACACCATGCGTGAGCTGGAGCGCCAGGGGTTTGAAGCCACATACCTGGATGTGCAGGAAGACGGCTTGGTCAACATGGACGCCCTCAAGGCCGCCATCCGCCCTGACACGGTGTTGATCAGCATCCTGTTCGTGAACAACGAGATTGGTGTGATTCAGGACATCCCTGCCATCGGTGCACTGTGCCGCGAAAAGGGCATCCTGCTGCATGTGGATGCAGCCCAGGCAACGGGCCGGGTTGAGATTGACATGAACGTATTGCCCATCGATCTGATGAGCATGACGGCACACAAGACTTATGGGCCCAAGGGTATCGGCGCACTGTACGTGCGCCGCAAGCCCAGAGTGCGCTTGGAAGCGCAAATGCACGGTGGCGGCCACGAGCGCGGCATGCGTTCTGGCACTTTGCCCACGCACCAGATCGTGGGCATGGGCGAGGCATTCCGCATCGCCAAGGAAGAAATGGTCGAGAGCAATGCCAAGGCCAATGCACTGCAGCAGCGCCTTCTGGACGGTTTGAAGGACATTGAACAGGTCTTCATCAACGGCAGCATGGAGCGCCGCGTGCCACAGAACCTGAACATGAGCTTCAACTTCGTCGAAGGCGAGTCGCTCATCATGGGCATCAAGGGCTTGGCGGTGTCATCGGGTTCGGCCTGCACCTCTGCCAGTCTGGAGCCCAGCTATGTGCTGCGCGCCCTGGGCCGCAGTGACGAACTGGCGCACAGCAGCCTGCGCATGACCATCGGCCGTTTCACGACCGAGGAAGAGATCGACTACGCCATCTCCACCATCCGCGAGAACGTGGCCCGCCTGCGCGAGCTGAGCCCGCTGTGGGAGATGTACAAAGACGGCATCGACATCAGCACCATTCAGTGGGCTGCGCACTGA
- the hscB gene encoding Fe-S protein assembly co-chaperone HscB, whose amino-acid sequence MNLQSDDFELFGLARCFAQERSAIDARWKELQREAHPDKFAAQGAAAQRVAMQWSVRINEAYQRLKDPMRRAAYLCELHGAAIRAEDNTAMPAAFLMQQMEWREALEDARAESELDALDDGVERARRTALAQCGQLIDQQQDYAGAAREVRALMFIARFADDIERRREQLGQ is encoded by the coding sequence ATGAACCTGCAATCTGATGACTTTGAACTGTTTGGCCTCGCACGCTGCTTTGCGCAGGAGCGCAGCGCCATCGATGCCCGCTGGAAAGAGTTGCAGCGCGAAGCCCACCCCGACAAATTTGCGGCGCAAGGCGCAGCAGCGCAGCGCGTGGCCATGCAATGGTCGGTGCGTATCAACGAGGCCTACCAGCGCTTGAAGGACCCCATGCGCCGTGCTGCGTACCTGTGCGAGTTGCACGGTGCTGCCATTCGCGCCGAGGACAACACCGCCATGCCCGCAGCGTTCCTCATGCAGCAGATGGAGTGGCGGGAGGCGTTGGAGGACGCCCGTGCAGAGAGTGAGCTCGATGCCCTGGATGATGGCGTCGAGCGGGCCCGCCGTACTGCGCTGGCACAGTGTGGTCAGCTCATCGACCAGCAGCAAGATTACGCGGGCGCAGCCCGTGAGGTCAGAGCCCTCATGTTCATTGCGCGATTTGCCGACGATATTGAACGTCGCCGAGAGCAACTGGGACAATAG
- the iscA gene encoding iron-sulfur cluster assembly protein IscA, with the protein MAITLTEAAARHVNRYLSRRGKGLGVRLGVKTTGCSGLAYKLEYVDDSEPEDIVFENHGVKVLIDPKSLAYIDGTELDFVREGLNEGFKFNNPNERDRCGCGESFRV; encoded by the coding sequence ATGGCCATTACGCTGACAGAAGCCGCTGCCCGGCACGTCAACCGCTACCTTTCTCGCCGTGGCAAGGGCTTGGGTGTGCGCCTGGGGGTCAAGACGACCGGTTGTTCAGGGCTTGCCTACAAGCTGGAATATGTGGATGACAGCGAGCCCGAAGACATCGTGTTTGAAAATCACGGGGTCAAGGTGCTGATCGATCCGAAAAGCCTGGCCTACATTGATGGCACCGAGCTGGACTTTGTCCGCGAAGGCCTCAACGAAGGCTTCAAGTTCAACAACCCCAACGAGCGTGACCGCTGCGGTTGTGGAGAGAGCTTTCGCGTTTGA
- the ygiD gene encoding 4,5-DOPA dioxygenase extradiol, with translation MAALTGLAAFPGAFMTSSLSSAATVPALQALKASPRMPVLFVGHGSPMNAIEDNAWRRSWQALGAELTARTAQPQLILCVSAHWLTRDGWQLTGMANPKTIHDFGGFPQALFDQQYPAPGAPLVASSLAKELKSPATGSALGVDEGEWGLDHGTWSVLKPMFPKAHIPVMQLSMDYSRAPAEHYALGQQLKGLRERGVLIVGSGNVVHNLRLTRRGTAANEAYDWATEFDTVVQEQIKKGQLGALQNLLQLGAVAKQAHPTHEHYLPLLYAAGAVHASEMPRFFNTGYQSASISMRSVLWG, from the coding sequence TTGGCCGCACTCACGGGCCTGGCCGCCTTCCCGGGAGCCTTCATGACCTCGTCTTTGAGCAGTGCCGCCACTGTGCCCGCGTTGCAGGCGCTGAAAGCATCGCCCCGCATGCCGGTGCTGTTTGTAGGCCACGGCAGCCCCATGAACGCCATTGAGGACAACGCCTGGCGCCGCAGTTGGCAAGCCTTGGGGGCCGAGTTGACAGCCCGCACCGCGCAACCGCAGCTCATCCTGTGCGTATCGGCCCATTGGCTGACACGTGACGGCTGGCAGCTGACGGGCATGGCCAACCCCAAGACGATCCACGACTTTGGCGGTTTTCCGCAGGCGCTGTTTGACCAGCAGTACCCGGCACCCGGCGCGCCCCTGGTAGCCAGCAGCCTGGCCAAGGAACTCAAATCGCCCGCCACCGGAAGTGCGCTGGGCGTGGACGAGGGCGAGTGGGGCCTGGACCACGGCACCTGGTCGGTGCTCAAACCCATGTTCCCCAAGGCGCATATCCCCGTGATGCAGCTGAGCATGGACTACAGCCGTGCCCCGGCGGAGCATTACGCGCTGGGTCAGCAGCTCAAAGGGCTGCGCGAACGCGGTGTGCTCATCGTGGGCAGCGGGAATGTGGTGCACAACCTTCGGCTCACCCGCCGTGGCACGGCCGCCAACGAGGCGTATGACTGGGCCACAGAGTTCGACACGGTGGTGCAAGAGCAGATCAAGAAAGGGCAGTTGGGCGCGTTGCAGAACCTCCTGCAACTGGGCGCGGTGGCCAAACAGGCACACCCCACGCATGAGCACTATTTGCCGCTGCTCTACGCGGCGGGCGCGGTGCACGCCAGTGAGATGCCGCGTTTCTTCAATACGGGCTACCAGTCGGCTTCGATCTCGATGCGGTCCGTACTGTGGGGGTGA
- a CDS encoding nucleotidyltransferase family protein, producing MSETLQNPHNAALLGRLPFLGLPDVWLVAGCLFQTVWNLRTGLAPTANIKDYDLFYFDASDLSETAEQAVQARVTALFADLPITVEAKNQARVHLWYERWFGYPYAPLQSARNGIERFLVPCTCVGLQPAADLSVDEPTLYAPYGLDELYAGLLRPNPACPHLPLFQAKAESYRERWPWLTIQAGHLPH from the coding sequence GTGAGCGAAACGCTCCAGAACCCGCACAACGCGGCCCTTCTGGGGCGTTTGCCGTTTCTGGGCTTGCCTGATGTGTGGCTGGTGGCAGGTTGCCTGTTTCAAACAGTGTGGAACCTGCGCACCGGCCTGGCGCCCACAGCAAACATCAAGGACTACGACCTGTTCTATTTCGATGCATCAGACCTGTCCGAAACCGCCGAACAGGCGGTGCAAGCACGTGTCACCGCCCTCTTCGCTGACCTGCCGATCACGGTGGAAGCCAAGAACCAGGCCCGCGTGCACCTCTGGTACGAGCGCTGGTTTGGTTACCCCTATGCGCCCTTGCAATCGGCGCGCAACGGCATCGAGCGATTTCTGGTGCCCTGCACCTGCGTCGGTCTGCAACCTGCGGCTGACCTCAGCGTTGATGAGCCCACGCTCTATGCGCCCTATGGGCTTGACGAACTGTATGCCGGGCTACTGCGCCCCAACCCGGCGTGCCCCCATCTGCCGCTGTTCCAGGCCAAGGCGGAAAGCTACCGCGAACGCTGGCCGTGGCTGACAATCCAGGCGGGCCATCTGCCGCATTGA